A genome region from Chryseobacterium sp. G0186 includes the following:
- a CDS encoding PRTRC system protein B, which produces MNNVIDTNKYFGILYEPKSALVFYESLDKNEMYVEHFDMDRNGNPVNAHPLTVNEAKALAKSLVIDEEIEKAFLKSKGILANNILHINPSQKGSVIWYTKAQERQMYFVKNLEIPSGKAKVPAMLWIADTETLSVFALSNDKRPTEKTPLHYAPFFNVYNDGDVCMGTVDIKIKNSASVEEFIEQWENYFFNSYFSHLVGNHNPIDGNLVNLWKKLLESNEAFPVKMLKKNNKTLKNLLR; this is translated from the coding sequence ATGAATAATGTAATTGACACCAACAAATATTTCGGAATACTGTACGAACCAAAATCTGCATTGGTTTTTTACGAATCTTTAGATAAAAATGAAATGTACGTTGAACATTTTGATATGGACAGAAATGGAAATCCAGTCAATGCACATCCGTTAACTGTTAATGAAGCAAAAGCGTTAGCAAAATCATTAGTCATTGATGAAGAAATCGAGAAAGCCTTTTTAAAATCTAAAGGAATCTTAGCCAATAACATTTTGCATATTAACCCAAGCCAAAAAGGTTCAGTGATTTGGTACACCAAAGCACAAGAACGACAAATGTATTTTGTGAAAAATCTGGAAATACCCAGCGGAAAAGCAAAAGTTCCTGCAATGCTATGGATTGCGGATACAGAAACTCTTTCTGTTTTTGCATTATCAAACGATAAAAGACCAACAGAAAAAACACCATTGCATTATGCTCCATTTTTCAACGTCTATAATGACGGTGATGTTTGTATGGGAACTGTAGATATAAAAATTAAAAACTCAGCTTCGGTCGAAGAATTTATAGAACAATGGGAGAACTACTTTTTCAATTCTTATTTCAGCCATTTGGTAGGTAATCATAATCCTATTGATGGGAACTTAGTCAACCTTTGGAAAAAATTGCTTGAATCAAATGAAGCTTTTCCTGTCAAAATGTTAAAGAAAAACAATAAAACCCTCAAAAATTTATTACGATGA
- a CDS encoding PRTRC system ThiF family protein translates to MIATKIMVHFADNSLLSPTNPISLNLIGGGGTGSKVLTALMEMNHSLIELGHAGLQVRLWDDDIVTNANIGRQRFAECERGLYKSVALINRINRWAGTNWKAETQKFEKDSFGRFSEDAKATITMTCVDNVQARFGVAEILKERDDYKSFSNQPKYWIDFGNGKHTGQVLLSTVGSLAQPKSDKYETRSNLPFITEEFGELLKQSETEDDTPSCSLAEALARQDLFINSTLAQMGCSLLWNLFCDGLTENRGFFLNLKNFHSQAIKL, encoded by the coding sequence ATGATTGCAACAAAAATAATGGTTCATTTTGCAGACAATTCTTTGCTTAGTCCGACCAACCCAATTTCATTAAACCTAATTGGAGGAGGAGGGACAGGTTCTAAAGTTTTAACAGCTTTAATGGAAATGAACCACAGTCTTATTGAATTAGGACACGCAGGATTACAGGTTCGTCTTTGGGATGATGATATTGTCACAAATGCCAATATAGGCAGACAACGGTTTGCAGAATGTGAAAGAGGATTGTATAAATCCGTTGCGTTAATCAACCGCATCAATCGATGGGCAGGAACCAATTGGAAAGCCGAAACACAAAAGTTTGAAAAAGATAGCTTCGGCAGATTTTCAGAAGATGCTAAAGCAACGATTACAATGACCTGCGTAGATAATGTACAGGCAAGGTTTGGTGTTGCAGAAATTTTAAAAGAGAGAGATGATTATAAAAGTTTCAGCAATCAACCTAAATATTGGATTGATTTTGGGAATGGTAAACATACGGGGCAAGTCTTGTTATCTACTGTTGGAAGCTTAGCACAACCAAAATCCGATAAATATGAAACAAGAAGTAATCTTCCATTTATTACTGAGGAATTCGGAGAACTTCTAAAACAATCCGAGACTGAGGACGATACGCCAAGTTGCAGTCTGGCAGAAGCTTTAGCAAGACAAGATTTGTTTATCAATTCAACTTTGGCTCAAATGGGATGTTCGCTTTTGTGGAATTTGTTCTGTGATGGATTAACTGAGAACAGAGGTTTTTTTCTTAATCTAAAGAACTTCCATTCTCAAGCGATTAAATTGTAG
- a CDS encoding DUF6876 family protein: MKNPNISANDFYDSFMGTESYYSYIGKLLLTDGVITIAREESCFWFLDCIASYQYSEKFQKEEFQVWKIERIEANRFNLSATDGNDNVLATQDIEFSDFFFNEFTIWKEDNVLLLPVNINQKEPHDVQAIVFF; this comes from the coding sequence ATGAAAAATCCAAACATTTCAGCCAATGATTTTTATGACAGTTTTATGGGAACAGAATCTTATTACTCCTACATAGGAAAATTGTTATTAACAGATGGTGTCATAACTATAGCTCGGGAAGAATCTTGCTTTTGGTTTCTTGACTGCATTGCATCCTACCAATATTCAGAAAAATTTCAAAAAGAAGAATTCCAAGTCTGGAAAATCGAAAGAATTGAAGCGAATAGATTCAACCTTTCTGCGACTGACGGAAATGATAATGTTCTGGCTACACAAGATATTGAGTTTTCTGATTTCTTCTTTAATGAGTTTACAATCTGGAAAGAAGATAATGTTTTACTCCTACCAGTGAACATTAATCAAAAAGAACCTCACGATGTACAGGCAATCGTATTTTTTTAA
- a CDS encoding bacteriophage spanin2 family protein produces MKNYQIFLILLLCISLTSCKTIVANPGKPLIESSIEVGRSYEVQDFNAKVLNLKITGFDKDCIYGISAKKEQISLEKAGIRQMKKWKVLNSVFVGALAIAALIFIPI; encoded by the coding sequence ATGAAAAATTACCAAATATTTTTAATTCTGTTATTATGTATTTCATTGACCTCCTGCAAAACCATAGTAGCTAATCCTGGGAAACCATTAATTGAAAGTTCAATAGAAGTTGGCAGAAGCTATGAAGTTCAAGATTTTAATGCAAAAGTACTTAATCTAAAAATAACGGGATTTGATAAAGATTGTATCTATGGAATTTCAGCTAAGAAAGAACAGATTAGCCTTGAGAAAGCAGGCATTAGGCAAATGAAGAAATGGAAAGTATTGAATTCTGTTTTTGTTGGCGCTTTAGCAATTGCTGCTCTAATTTTTATTCCAATTTAG
- a CDS encoding relaxase/mobilization nuclease domain-containing protein, producing MIVKIMNPAGSDFPGVNYNDKKIDKGKGELMMMKNFPSFINEHSNKQQVRDYLKAISAGNKRVIKPQFHATISTKFREHSKEELTKIADDFMDELGYGKQPFIVAFHNDTENNHIHIVTTRVDKQTGKKINDSYEKLKAQKALANTLEKLYGIKPEEVLNKLLNYKMSSLHQFETLLNRNGYKLGKNTNDAKSLTILKNGVIQRTLSGDQIVYDNRKNERRTKQLKAIFSKYKEIYSNKVFKVEDFRKQEAMLPEEKQKADWTPKIEFESELQKKLRDVFGIDLVFHHKDEFQPFGYTVIDHKTGAVCKGSELMKMNELFEFTSAKMDKKLFESLKDYNIPNDETKAVLQRFLKDRNPKNEIQYFMLFENKKLKNKDTFTAIRNDVKEYVKIQNNKDVNIIKSEEGKYYVIYSRLHYIGELKPMIGEKQYQEFLNPQLESTKENKEGNELKKAVNEMFFELMRSSANSKDPAENELKKRRKKKGR from the coding sequence ATGATTGTTAAGATAATGAATCCAGCAGGATCCGACTTTCCAGGAGTTAATTACAATGATAAAAAAATAGACAAAGGAAAAGGGGAGTTGATGATGATGAAAAACTTTCCGTCCTTCATTAATGAACATAGCAATAAGCAACAGGTAAGAGATTATTTAAAAGCTATTTCGGCTGGAAATAAAAGAGTAATTAAGCCTCAATTTCACGCAACAATTTCAACCAAGTTCAGGGAGCATTCCAAAGAAGAACTTACAAAAATTGCTGATGACTTTATGGATGAATTGGGATATGGAAAGCAACCATTTATTGTGGCTTTCCATAATGACACAGAGAACAATCACATTCATATTGTTACGACTCGAGTAGATAAACAGACTGGAAAGAAGATTAATGACAGTTACGAAAAGTTAAAAGCTCAAAAAGCTTTAGCTAATACTCTCGAAAAACTTTACGGAATCAAACCGGAGGAAGTATTGAACAAACTGTTGAACTACAAAATGAGTTCCCTCCATCAGTTTGAAACTTTACTTAACAGAAATGGCTATAAACTGGGCAAAAACACAAATGATGCGAAATCTTTGACCATTTTAAAAAACGGAGTAATCCAGCGAACATTATCAGGAGACCAGATTGTTTATGATAATAGAAAGAATGAAAGAAGAACAAAACAACTGAAAGCCATTTTTTCCAAGTATAAAGAGATTTATTCCAACAAGGTTTTCAAAGTTGAGGATTTTAGAAAGCAGGAAGCGATGCTTCCTGAAGAAAAGCAAAAAGCTGATTGGACACCGAAAATTGAATTTGAAAGTGAACTTCAGAAGAAGCTAAGAGATGTTTTTGGGATTGACTTGGTTTTCCACCATAAAGATGAATTTCAACCTTTTGGCTATACTGTAATTGATCATAAAACAGGCGCAGTTTGTAAAGGAAGCGAACTAATGAAAATGAATGAGTTGTTTGAATTCACTTCGGCGAAAATGGACAAGAAACTGTTTGAAAGTCTCAAGGATTACAATATTCCAAATGATGAAACTAAAGCAGTACTGCAAAGGTTTTTGAAAGATAGAAACCCAAAAAATGAAATACAATACTTTATGCTTTTTGAGAATAAAAAGCTGAAAAATAAGGACACATTCACAGCTATCAGAAACGATGTAAAAGAATACGTGAAAATCCAAAATAATAAAGATGTTAATATAATTAAGTCGGAGGAAGGAAAATATTACGTCATTTATTCGAGACTTCACTACATCGGAGAATTGAAACCGATGATTGGAGAAAAGCAATACCAGGAATTCCTAAATCCTCAATTAGAAAGTACCAAGGAAAATAAAGAAGGAAATGAATTGAAAAAAGCAGTCAATGAGATGTTTTTTGAACTGATGAGAAGCTCAGCCAATTCTAAAGACCCGGCAGAAAATGAATTGAAGAAGAGGAGGAAAAAGAAAGGTCGCTGA
- a CDS encoding ParA family protein has translation MIITFATQKGGTGKTTLAIAFANYVSAHSKRMIKVFDFDFQKSFYHKWKEDELLEIPKIYDVEIIDEENEEPFTDFDSLIALKESEEINIFDLAGTLDVKYSDLLIYSDFIVIPFEYSNVSAKSTLVFINFLGLLESQAERVFIRSRFDKGYVYQNQEGMDAEISRYGLLLKNPVFKRNCLQILDTRKLTNHQRYAVEKSFNELIDHINKCLEITL, from the coding sequence ATGATAATCACATTTGCAACGCAGAAAGGAGGAACAGGTAAAACAACGCTTGCAATTGCTTTTGCCAATTATGTTTCTGCTCATTCTAAAAGAATGATCAAGGTCTTCGATTTCGATTTTCAAAAATCGTTTTACCACAAATGGAAAGAAGATGAATTGCTGGAAATTCCAAAAATATATGATGTTGAAATCATTGATGAAGAGAATGAAGAACCCTTCACGGATTTTGATAGTTTGATAGCATTGAAAGAAAGTGAAGAGATAAACATATTCGACCTTGCAGGAACATTGGATGTAAAGTACAGCGACCTTCTTATTTACAGTGATTTTATTGTCATTCCCTTTGAATATTCAAATGTCTCAGCAAAATCAACTTTGGTCTTCATTAATTTTTTGGGATTGTTGGAAAGTCAGGCAGAAAGGGTATTCATTCGCTCACGATTTGATAAAGGCTATGTATACCAGAATCAAGAAGGAATGGACGCCGAAATCAGCAGGTATGGACTGCTATTGAAGAATCCTGTATTCAAAAGAAATTGTCTACAAATTCTTGATACCAGAAAATTAACGAATCATCAGAGATATGCTGTGGAGAAATCATTCAACGAATTAATTGACCACATTAACAAATGCCTTGAAATTACATTATAA
- a CDS encoding DUF4134 domain-containing protein has translation MNYKSKHYKLFKKLLTACVILLAVTPAFAQGGATAISNAANDIKDYWDPIKLILKAVGGLVGFIGGLRVYNKWTNGDQDVNKEILGYGGAMIFLLVVPEFVTAFFA, from the coding sequence ATGAACTACAAATCGAAACATTACAAGCTGTTTAAAAAGTTATTGACTGCTTGTGTAATCCTCCTTGCTGTAACCCCAGCATTTGCACAGGGTGGTGCAACAGCAATTTCCAATGCAGCCAATGACATCAAAGATTATTGGGATCCGATCAAGCTTATCCTCAAAGCTGTCGGAGGATTGGTCGGTTTCATCGGAGGTCTGAGAGTGTACAACAAATGGACAAATGGCGATCAGGATGTCAACAAAGAGATCTTGGGCTACGGAGGTGCTATGATCTTCTTATTGGTAGTTCCGGAATTCGTAACAGCATTCTTTGCTTAA
- a CDS encoding DUF4133 domain-containing protein yields MGFYLYKGLKKPLVFFGLKGKYIFYAVGVIGVGVIAALILSKFGLLGSLLGLAGTGGGVYFIFKRQDKYGLYAKTKNFDQVLIFPKKINNKTLLGYVQNKETSI; encoded by the coding sequence ATGGGGTTCTATCTCTACAAGGGGCTTAAAAAACCCCTTGTATTCTTCGGGCTTAAAGGCAAATACATCTTTTATGCAGTAGGAGTCATTGGAGTCGGTGTCATCGCAGCACTCATATTATCCAAATTCGGATTGCTGGGTTCTCTTTTAGGACTCGCAGGTACAGGAGGAGGCGTCTATTTCATCTTCAAAAGACAGGATAAATATGGTCTGTACGCTAAGACCAAAAACTTCGATCAAGTTTTGATTTTCCCCAAAAAAATAAACAATAAAACACTTTTAGGTTATGTCCAAAATAAAGAAACAAGCATTTGA
- a CDS encoding TraG family conjugative transposon ATPase: MSKIKKQAFDIPFIGFDIGKDFGWDFDVLFGQYGNPIIGIKIKNPVEQYSADPDNYLNFHTVLNQVVSIIGESRIVQKLDIFSKKRYTAEQSNQFLQQKYSEHFEGRLFKTIETILFFTDIVDDKLKKKMKHYHFSDKSYKELRDKCQKVFMLLKQSDCEPEFLFEKEFEHYISGVLSMQFSDVPTFDNIKSTNEYLQIGNKFVKNISYVDVENIDLPSEIEPYSILGGNGAAAETAVDNFTFINDLEDYETIIYNQVITIPLQAQQQRELDKKKKKHEGAANNSPSNAIIAEEIQTLLHNIAIDGQLVVNAHFSLLFSTDTLEKMEGTQSLIENKLFTKGIIVSKNAYNQLELFRSAIPGNATELREYDLFMTTSEAALCFFFKESYPLNEESNFYLRFTDRQGVPLKVDPADVPMKIGRINNRNKFVLGPSGSGKSFLMNNIIEQYLTYNYDVVIVDTGDSYSGTCKYKGGRYIQYTEEKPITMNPFLMDKKEFNIEKIEFLTNLIFLIWQGPDASMSSAQKSILDNVLMSYYHQYFNSGSEWYENKTSEELILYLNKYNIHEEDIYAQYESNVNERRTYYDVLGIAFNASTEEIKDAGRRLLKFYHPDKNINNPDYDNEKFYTVYEAYETLGDEERRRIYNETQLILIRSNEIIKKDKTEENWDESFRKAIIIKIKELEEKLDAKELSFNGFYDYCDKFLPLYLNNKKHSITEREFNLRTFLFVLRDFYKGGRYGTTLNENADNTLFDESFIVFEIDNVKDNPKLFPIVTLIIMDTFIQKMRLRKDRRKALIIEEAWKAIASKLMGGYILYLYKTVRKFWGEAVVVTQELDDIIGNAVVKDSIINNSDTFILLDQTKFKDNFDRIAALLSLNKVEQNKIFTINNLNNKFGRSRFKEFYLKRGSKGEVYGNEVSIEQYLTYTTEKPEKSAVEYYVQKYGSYDEALIKIVFDLKIFGDNLENLVSLVNLYQNPLDQKIVSYYNRMKNENKGKNVFKVISQELEDHQISFSELINKNYLYEKV; encoded by the coding sequence ATGTCCAAAATAAAGAAACAAGCATTTGATATTCCTTTTATCGGTTTTGATATTGGAAAAGATTTCGGATGGGACTTTGATGTTTTATTTGGGCAGTACGGAAATCCTATCATCGGAATCAAAATAAAAAATCCTGTTGAGCAATATTCGGCAGATCCTGACAATTATCTGAATTTCCACACGGTTTTAAATCAGGTTGTATCTATTATAGGAGAGAGTAGAATCGTACAAAAGCTTGATATTTTTTCAAAAAAGAGATATACAGCCGAACAATCCAATCAATTTCTGCAACAGAAGTATTCGGAGCATTTTGAGGGGAGGCTTTTCAAAACTATTGAAACCATACTTTTCTTCACAGATATTGTCGATGATAAGCTGAAAAAGAAAATGAAGCACTACCATTTCTCTGACAAGAGTTATAAAGAGCTTCGTGATAAATGTCAAAAGGTATTTATGCTTTTGAAGCAAAGCGATTGCGAACCAGAATTTTTATTTGAAAAGGAGTTTGAACATTATATATCCGGCGTATTGTCGATGCAGTTTTCAGATGTTCCCACTTTTGATAATATTAAATCAACCAATGAATATCTGCAGATAGGAAATAAGTTCGTTAAGAATATTTCATATGTCGATGTTGAAAACATTGATCTGCCTTCTGAGATAGAGCCTTATTCCATACTTGGTGGAAATGGCGCAGCTGCAGAAACGGCTGTTGATAATTTCACATTCATCAATGATTTGGAGGATTACGAAACCATCATTTACAATCAGGTAATTACGATTCCTCTTCAGGCACAACAACAGAGAGAACTCGACAAGAAAAAGAAAAAGCACGAAGGTGCAGCCAATAATTCTCCTTCCAATGCCATTATAGCGGAAGAAATACAAACTCTTCTGCATAACATCGCTATCGATGGGCAATTGGTTGTCAATGCGCATTTTTCCCTACTATTTTCAACAGACACATTGGAAAAAATGGAGGGAACACAATCCCTGATTGAAAATAAGCTATTCACGAAAGGGATCATCGTTTCCAAGAATGCCTACAATCAACTGGAACTCTTCCGGTCTGCCATTCCAGGGAATGCCACAGAGCTCAGGGAATACGATCTTTTTATGACGACAAGCGAAGCGGCCTTGTGTTTTTTTTTTAAAGAGAGTTACCCCCTGAATGAAGAATCCAATTTCTATTTGAGGTTTACAGACAGACAAGGAGTTCCATTAAAAGTTGATCCTGCTGACGTACCGATGAAAATTGGCAGAATTAACAATCGAAACAAATTTGTTTTAGGACCAAGTGGTTCAGGAAAGAGTTTCTTAATGAATAATATAATTGAGCAGTACCTTACCTATAATTATGATGTCGTCATCGTCGATACCGGAGATTCTTATTCAGGAACCTGCAAATACAAAGGTGGGAGATACATTCAGTACACTGAAGAAAAGCCGATCACAATGAATCCTTTTCTGATGGATAAGAAAGAATTCAATATTGAGAAAATAGAATTTTTGACCAATCTGATCTTCCTTATCTGGCAAGGTCCGGATGCGTCAATGTCATCTGCCCAGAAATCAATATTGGACAATGTGCTGATGTCCTATTATCATCAATATTTTAATTCGGGAAGTGAATGGTATGAGAATAAAACTTCAGAAGAGTTAATTCTTTATTTGAATAAATACAACATTCACGAAGAAGATATTTACGCTCAGTATGAGAGTAATGTTAATGAACGGCGGACATACTACGATGTTTTAGGAATTGCCTTCAATGCAAGTACTGAAGAGATCAAGGATGCAGGAAGAAGACTATTAAAATTCTATCATCCTGACAAGAACATCAATAATCCTGATTATGACAATGAAAAATTTTATACAGTTTATGAAGCTTATGAAACGCTGGGTGATGAAGAGAGAAGAAGAATTTACAATGAAACCCAATTGATTCTTATCAGATCCAATGAAATCATCAAAAAGGACAAAACGGAAGAAAACTGGGATGAATCATTTAGGAAAGCCATTATCATAAAAATCAAAGAACTTGAAGAGAAGTTGGATGCAAAAGAACTTTCCTTTAATGGTTTCTATGACTATTGCGACAAATTTCTTCCTCTTTATCTGAATAATAAGAAACACAGCATCACAGAAAGAGAATTTAACCTGAGAACTTTTCTATTCGTTCTGAGGGATTTTTACAAAGGTGGACGTTATGGAACAACGCTCAATGAAAATGCAGATAATACTTTATTTGATGAGTCATTTATCGTTTTCGAGATTGATAATGTTAAGGATAATCCCAAGCTTTTTCCAATCGTGACACTCATCATAATGGACACGTTCATCCAAAAAATGAGACTCAGAAAAGACCGCAGAAAAGCTCTGATCATTGAAGAAGCGTGGAAAGCCATTGCAAGTAAACTGATGGGTGGATATATTTTGTATCTCTATAAAACAGTAAGAAAATTTTGGGGAGAAGCGGTGGTGGTAACACAGGAGTTGGATGACATTATTGGCAATGCTGTTGTAAAAGACAGTATCATCAACAATTCGGATACATTTATTCTTCTTGATCAGACCAAGTTCAAGGACAACTTTGACCGTATTGCAGCTTTGCTTTCATTAAATAAGGTGGAGCAGAACAAGATATTCACAATTAACAACCTTAACAACAAATTCGGACGTAGCAGATTCAAAGAATTTTATCTGAAACGTGGTTCCAAAGGAGAAGTTTACGGTAATGAAGTTTCAATAGAGCAGTACCTTACCTATACAACAGAGAAGCCTGAAAAGTCAGCAGTAGAGTATTATGTGCAGAAGTACGGAAGCTATGATGAAGCCCTTATTAAAATTGTATTTGATTTAAAAATTTTTGGAGACAACCTTGAAAATCTTGTTTCACTGGTCAATCTGTATCAGAATCCTCTAGACCAAAAGATTGTTTCCTATTACAACAGGATGAAAAATGAGAACAAAGGCAAAAATGTTTTCAAGGTCATTTCACAGGAGCTTGAAGATCATCAAATCAGTTTTTCAGAATTAATCAATAAAAATTATCTGTATGAAAAAGTTTAG
- a CDS encoding membrane protein, which translates to MNRKLTYFFCLFAIGLPIMGFAQTDSDYSNLLQFLKGDGAFEKWFMEVFTKLDNSVQDSAEGSALVGRAIGGLGALMYLGYMGWQMAAGDREWEIVPMLKPILIGFTLIYWTGFVNLIQAPFEAIAEPGIAIFSDIESEVNDLRIERFKKQQQLLDAVIRLNAEEDAKQEVINNTSEDVDDSWYDISEGIDKLLQPIKEWQIRMEFQLQKLVAEVIEFICLSILRICVYLIFFIQKIWAYILIILGPIAVGMSMIPGFENSLYSWVSKFININLYTFVAYTIINIGQQLIASGYTMEIERYDTLLTNGIITNLDALMVYVSNSGMIYNQLFTCVAYIVTGIGVLMTPTIADTIVTAGGAGAMTKMKSAAGRIASGAKTAVLAVKTGGASAVKSAAAASASGRVNDAMKNKK; encoded by the coding sequence ATGAATAGAAAATTGACATACTTTTTTTGCCTCTTTGCAATAGGATTACCAATAATGGGCTTTGCCCAGACCGATAGTGATTACAGCAATCTGTTGCAGTTTTTAAAAGGCGACGGTGCTTTTGAAAAATGGTTTATGGAGGTGTTTACTAAATTGGACAACAGTGTACAGGATAGTGCGGAAGGTTCAGCTTTGGTAGGACGGGCTATAGGCGGATTGGGAGCATTGATGTATCTAGGATATATGGGATGGCAGATGGCAGCCGGAGATCGCGAATGGGAAATTGTACCAATGCTAAAACCTATTTTAATTGGATTCACACTGATTTACTGGACTGGATTTGTCAATCTAATTCAGGCACCTTTTGAAGCCATTGCAGAACCGGGGATAGCCATCTTTAGTGACATCGAATCTGAGGTAAACGATTTGAGAATTGAAAGGTTCAAAAAACAACAGCAATTGTTGGATGCAGTCATCAGGTTAAATGCTGAAGAGGATGCCAAGCAGGAAGTAATCAATAATACCAGCGAGGATGTGGACGATTCGTGGTATGATATCAGCGAAGGCATTGATAAACTGTTGCAACCTATCAAGGAATGGCAGATCCGAATGGAGTTTCAATTACAAAAATTAGTGGCAGAAGTCATTGAGTTTATATGTTTATCCATACTAAGAATTTGTGTTTATCTCATCTTCTTTATCCAAAAAATATGGGCATATATATTAATAATTCTTGGCCCTATTGCAGTGGGAATGTCAATGATTCCCGGATTTGAAAATTCTTTATACAGTTGGGTTTCAAAATTCATCAATATCAACCTGTACACTTTTGTTGCCTATACTATTATCAATATTGGACAACAGCTGATCGCATCAGGCTATACAATGGAGATTGAACGATATGATACGCTTTTAACCAATGGAATTATTACCAATTTGGATGCTTTAATGGTTTACGTGTCAAATTCCGGAATGATCTACAATCAACTCTTTACCTGTGTGGCTTATATCGTCACAGGCATTGGAGTTCTGATGACCCCAACCATTGCCGACACAATTGTTACTGCAGGTGGAGCAGGGGCGATGACCAAAATGAAAAGTGCAGCAGGCAGAATTGCAAGCGGTGCAAAAACAGCGGTTTTGGCGGTCAAGACAGGCGGAGCATCCGCAGTGAAGTCTGCGGCGGCTGCTTCTGCATCAGGGAGGGTAAATGATGCAATGAAAAATAAAAAGTAA
- the traK gene encoding conjugative transposon protein TraK: protein MLIKNIEQRIKINKVVSLGAIVFAVFIIIAGFLFAYKMIQDSRKSIYILDNGVPVLAKQTDVLLNRPVEYKAQIELFHRLFFTLAPDDSYIKENIQKSLYLIDDSGKKEYTNLREKGFYNQIVASSSMVSIHTDSITLNMENKKFQYFGKQMITRKSSVITRKLFTEGFFDDIIRSPNNPHGVLLKNWRIINNEELSNQNKNSY from the coding sequence ATGCTTATAAAAAATATAGAACAAAGAATTAAGATCAACAAGGTGGTTTCATTGGGAGCGATTGTATTTGCTGTCTTTATCATTATTGCAGGGTTTTTATTTGCCTACAAAATGATTCAGGATTCAAGAAAGTCAATTTATATTCTTGATAACGGAGTTCCGGTACTTGCCAAGCAGACCGATGTGCTTCTGAACAGACCTGTGGAATATAAAGCCCAAATCGAATTATTCCACAGATTATTTTTTACGCTGGCTCCTGACGACTCCTATATCAAGGAAAATATCCAAAAATCATTATACCTCATTGATGATAGTGGAAAAAAAGAATACACCAATCTAAGGGAAAAGGGATTTTACAATCAGATCGTTGCTTCCAGCTCAATGGTCAGCATTCATACTGATTCTATTACTCTGAATATGGAAAACAAGAAATTCCAGTATTTCGGAAAACAGATGATCACCAGAAAATCTTCTGTCATTACCCGAAAATTATTTACTGAAGGTTTCTTTGATGACATTATACGAAGTCCCAACAATCCGCACGGTGTTCTTCTTAAAAACTGGCGGATCATCAATAACGAAGAACTCTCTAACCAAAATAAAAACTCTTATTAA